Below is a window of Xiphophorus couchianus chromosome 1, X_couchianus-1.0, whole genome shotgun sequence DNA.
CGTCAAGCTGAAGATGACAGCTCTCTAACTCTGGTGTGTATTTTAAACACGATCAGcctacagaaataaatatggaCCTTACTACAACAGAGAAGCATTTCAATTTAAACAGTCAGTCTTTAAAAGTCACAAGATGATGTGTCTGAACATGTCACCATGACACACAGGACACTTGGCTTTGTCAGAAAACTGATGTCACAGCCACAATCTGCTGCAACATTTCTGCTCCAGTTTATATCTTATAAAAAATGCAGTGTCTGATTTGATAAAGCCACAACTTTGAGACGGATTCTCACTCAAGCTCAGAGCTTTACCTCTTTGTCTAATTCTAGTGGGCAGACTGAAGTAAACGTCCTCCGCTTGGATGTGAAGTGCTCTGTAGAACTCATAGCATGCATCGTCTCCTTTCTCATGCAGGTACTGCAGCAGCTCACGTAGCCGCTCTGTAGTGGGGACTCTCAGGCTTCTGAACTGCAGAGAGACAGACAAATGTACAATCAGAGGAAAGATCTGTGACCTCTTTGAGGTGGCAGAACTTTTGCACTGTTGATAATGTATTtcttttgaggaaaaaataaacatgtctgcTACTtctattttaatgtattatggAAGTATGATTTCTGAATGCCTTTTCATGGTCACCAGATCTCTGTAACTAACATTAGAAGCTATCCACATACCTAGTTGTTGCTCTATTGACGTACCAGGAAAAAGCCTTTTTTGTCTTACCATTAAAATTTTTCTACACTGACAAAGATTGAGCTTTTATGTCACAACGGCATCTATAAGGAAGGACCCAAGCGTTGGCCACAGGTAGGTGCAAATGATTTGAACAACGAATTAGAGAAATTACTAGCAAAAAGTGCAGAAAAGTACCTAATGCTCATTGTATGGTGGAAGATCTGTGATGCCAcaagctttttacttttaaaacccTGCCATTGTACCTTGAAACTGTACAACACAATGGAGGCTTTGAAATACCTGAATATTATATCAATATTTGTCATCTGAAAGATTTGAATCACTTGTTGGCCACCACAGCACATTAACACCATCagtgtttttacaaatgtatttgccTAAAACCAGATGAATCGTACCAAACCTAAACAgttgtattttgtaatttaagtgCAAAGGCGTCTGAGTGTTTGCTTGTGctcaacaataaatataatgacCTTGCAGGCTTCCTTGTCACTGAGTATCTGGGGGTAGATCCTGTTGAGTTGCAGCACCAGACTGTCAACCAGTTCAGTGTCCATCCTCTGGTTAGAGCACAGAAACTGAGCGTCGCTCTGGAGCTGCTCTTCATAGCACTCCGTGTCTGGACAGCACAGATTaagaaaacatcaataaataatttattcaacaAGAAAGCAGATCGCCCCACACCCCAGTTCTCAAATTCTTTACCACTGGTTGTACTTTGGCTCTCTTTAGTCTTTTCTTATTCTTCTTAATCTTTTGATGTTCTTGTATTCCTTTAATATGAATCTTTAAGCACTTTTGTTGTTTGACACTGGGGACCAGAAACATTTCCCAGGACTTGTGTCTCAGTAAAACAGGTGAGGCTACACCTATGTGTGTTTCACACCTCCGACAGAAGAAAGCAAATCAAGGCTAACTTTGTGCTTTAACGGGTTTACAAAGCTCAGTTCCAGTTTGTAATTCAGAAACTAAGCACTGTGCTTCTCTTCTTTCATCATTTTGTTCAAGGTTAATTCTATGATAGTGACTGATTCTAAACCACTTCCTTAGATTAAATAGTATACATTAAGGTATAGCTATTTTAGGACATGTTGCAACCagcatttacttttatttgaagtgGTTTTGCTAAGGAAACATGGCTTACTTCCTAAAGGGGACCTTTTGCAGGTTCTTGTACTTCCATGTGGGTCTCTACAGCTCCTAGAAATAATAGAAGCTGTTTTCAAACACCAAGAAAACGAGTCGTTTCAAAAATCCGCTGATTATTAAGTCACAATCGGTCAGCACTTCCCTATTACCTATCAACCCATGGATCCCAATTTACATAACAGGTTCCCTTTAATGTCAGCTGTATTTAGTAACTTGTACACTTTATTGCCTGACATATTAGTGGTCTAGAGTGTGAAATGCTTGAGAACTACTGCTCTAACCTAAAAATACTAGATTCCCATCCGTTGATAGCATGCAGCTAACTGGATAGTGCAAATTTTATGTCTCAACTTAAATAGTTAATCTGGCCTGGCATTATCCCTGCTCTGGAAATAAATTACTAAGAGGTTTATTACCACATTTAGCAAAGTGAATACAGATGCAACAAATATAGCTGTCTAGTTTCAccaatgtatgtgtgtgtgtatgtatgtatgtatgtatgtatgtatgtatgtacgtatgtatgtatgtatgtattcaTGCATGCATGTATTCATGCAtgcatctatctatctatctatc
It encodes the following:
- the LOC114143168 gene encoding caspase recruitment domain-containing protein 19-like isoform X2, translated to MDTELVDSLVLQLNRIYPQILSDKEACKFRSLRVPTTERLRELLQYLHEKGDDACYEFYRALHIQAEDVYFSLPTRIRQREMTDSRSANNVAVIPERYVFNERGPIFFLSCFSVAVGIAFLYYYGEGQRLRCTEAFLHCSAVRLGKDAKDVFVSYVEVGK
- the LOC114143168 gene encoding caspase recruitment domain-containing protein 19-like isoform X1 → MFIFSSKEIHYQQCKSSATSKRSQIFPLIVHLSVSLQFRSLRVPTTERLRELLQYLHEKGDDACYEFYRALHIQAEDVYFSLPTRIRQREMTDSRSANNVAVIPERYVFNERGPIFFLSCFSVAVGIAFLYYYGEGQRLRCTEAFLHCSAVRLGKDAKDVFVSYVEVGK